From a region of the Primulina eburnea isolate SZY01 chromosome 7, ASM2296580v1, whole genome shotgun sequence genome:
- the LOC140837266 gene encoding protein BASIC PENTACYSTEINE6-like: protein MDESGQRENGRNKPPQGQWLMQHHQPSIKQIMAIMTERDAAIQERNLALSEKKAALTERDVAILQRDAAIAERNNAIIERDNAIAALQFREHAMNNGNLSPCHPGCQIARGIKHVHHPQQHVHHPQQLIPHQAPYHTRESHVTTDTVPSSPVALDPAKTRRTKRPKEAKPSTPAKKTLKSLKKVKKEGEDLDKTMSAKPEEWNGGLDMGSGSDDLNRQLGASKPDWKDQGLRLNQVAFDETTMPVPICSCTGVFRPCYKWGSGGWQSSCCTTNLSMYPLPAVPNKRHARVGGRKMSGSAFTKLLGRLAAEGHDLSNPVDLKDNWAKHGTNRYITIK, encoded by the exons ATGGATGAAAGTGGGCAGCGTGAAAATGGGAGGAACAAGCCTCCTCAGGGTCAG TGGTTGATGCAGCATCATCAGCCATCCATAAAACAAATAATGGCGATTATGACCGAAAGAGATGCCGCTATTCAAGAACGTAACCTAGCCCTTTCAGAAAAAAAGGCTGCCTTAACAGAAAGAGATGTGGCTATTTTACAGCGAGATGCAGCAATAGCAGAACGAAACAACGCCATAATCGAGAGAGACAACGCAATTGCCGCTCTCCAATTCCGAGAACATGCTATGAACAATGGTAACTTATCTCCATGCCATCCAGGATGCCAAATTGCACGAGGAATAAAGCATGTGCACCATCCACAGCAACACGTACATCATCCTCAGCAACTCATACCTCATCAAGCTCCATACCATACAAGGGAGTCACACGTGACGACTGATACTGTTCCATCATCACCAGTTGCTCTTGATCCGGCAAAAACCCGCCGTACAAAACGTCCAAAGGAGGCAAAACCGTCTACCCCAGCCAAGAAaactttaaaatctttgaaaAAGGTTAAAAAGGAAGGTGAGGATCTTGATAAAACCATGTCTGCAAAGCCTGAGGAATGGAACGGTGGGCTGGATATGGGCAGTGGCAGTGATGACCTTAACAGGCAGCTAGGGGCTTCAAAGCCCGATTGGAAGGATCAGGGCCTTCGATTGAACCAGGTTGCTTTTGACGAAACAACCATGCCGGTTCCCATCTGTTCTTGCACCGGGGTTTTTAGGCCGTGCTACAAGTGGGGTAGTGGAGGTTGGCAATCTTCATGCTGCACCACGAATTTGTCGATGTATCCTCTCCCAGCAGTGCCTAACAAGAGACATGCTCGAGTTGGTGGTCGAAAAATGAGTGGCAGTGCATTTACGAAGCTGCTCGGCCGCCTTGCTGCCGAAGGCCACGATTTATCAAATCCGGTTGATCTCAAAGACAATTGGGCGAAGCATGGGACGAACCGTTACATTACCATCAAATAA